The following coding sequences lie in one Rutidosis leptorrhynchoides isolate AG116_Rl617_1_P2 chromosome 4, CSIRO_AGI_Rlap_v1, whole genome shotgun sequence genomic window:
- the LOC139844397 gene encoding probable glycosyltransferase At5g03795 — translation MGYGFQHMFGVRKLACLGGVLFAIFTTSRYFEFPYDDVISSLFSANDIQLTKIASYPPENSSLLSSTGDSSATNNASSLIQTINKHDASSSSIQTINKHHVSARDVVPLSNLSSITEVSRKKKKKNVVSISEMHDILVHNRASSYSMKPRWHSRADQELLEAKFQIENASFENDHYLYPSVFRNVSVFRRSYELMEKILKVHIYKEGERPIFHQPEAVMKGIYASEGWFMMQMKASKRFIARKPKQAHLFYIPYSSKMLKATLSPNSYDRKSVVPYLKKYLDLIAGRYSFWNRTGGADHFIVACHDWAPDETRQYMGTCIRAICNTDVIKSGFEIGKDVSLPETNVRYPQNPLKNLGGKPPSKRSVFAFFAGQMHGSLRPNLLRHWENKDSDMKIFKKLPKVKDDRNYIDYMKSTKFCICAKGSEVNSPRVVEAIFYECIPVIISDNFVPPFFEVLDWESFAVFVREKDIPDLKNILLSITNKKYLQMHQRVKKVKQHFLWHVKPVKYDMFHMILHSIWYTRVFRVN, via the exons ATGGGCTATGGATTTCAGCATATGTTTGGTGTTCGTAAACTGGCGTGCCTTGGGGGAGTATTGTTTGCCATTTTTACGACATCTCGTTATTTTGAATTTCCATATGATGATGTTATATCATCTTTATTTTCTGCTAACGATATTCAATTAACTAAAATTGCAAGCTACCCACCTGAGAACTCATCTCTGCTTAGCAGTACTGGTGACAGTAGCGCGACTAATAATGCATCAAGTTTGATTCAGACTATTAACAAACATGATGCGTCATCAAGTTCGATTCAGACTATTAACAAACATCATGTATCAGCGAGGGATGTTGTCCCGTTAAGCAATCTGTCATCTATAACAGAAGTCTCTcgtaaaaagaaaaagaagaatgtggTGTCAATTTCAGAGATGCATGATATTTTAGTACATAATCGTGCTTCATCTTATTCAATG AAACCGCGGTGGCATTCAAGAGCTGATCAGGAGTTATTGGAAGCTAAGTTTCAAATTGAGAATGCTTCTTTTGAAAATGATCATTACCTTTATCCTTCTGTGTTCCGTAATGTTTCGGTATTCAGGAG GAGCTATGAATTAATGGAAAAGATTCTCAAGGTTCACATCTACAAAGAGGGAGAAAGACCGATCTTCCATCAGCCAGAAGCGGTTATGAAGGGAATATATGCATCAGAAGGATGGTTCATGATGCAAATGAAAGCAAGTAAAAGATTTATTGCCCGAAAACCAAAACAAGCTCATTTGTTCTACATTCCTTATAGCTCGAAAATGTTGAAAGCGACTTTATCTCCCAATTCTTATGATAGAAAAAGTGTGGTGCCATATTTAAAGAAGTACCTAGACTTGATTGCAGGCAGATACAGTTTCTGGAATAGAACTGGTGGGGCCGATCACTTTATTGTTGCCTGTCATGATTGG GCTCCAGATGAAACAAGACAATACATGGGTACTTGCATAAGAGCCATTTGCAACACAGATGTCATAAAATCAGGATTCGAAATAGGAAAAGACGTTTCTCTCCCTGAAACAAATGTTCGTTACCCTCAAAATCCATTAAAAAACCTTGGAGGTAAACCTCCTTCAAAACGCTCAGTTTTCGCATTCTTTGCTGGACAAATGCACGGATCCCTTCGTCCAAATCTATTACGTCACTGGGAAAACAAAGATTCCGACATGAAAATATTCAAAAAACTCCCGAAAGtcaaagatgaccgaaactacattgACTATATGAAAAGCACCAAATTTTGTATATGTGCGAAAGGCTCTGAAGTCAATAGTCCTAGAGTTGTTGAGGCTATCTTCTATGAATGTATTCCTGTAATTATATCCGACAATTTTGTACCACCTTTTTTCGAGGTTTTAGACTGGGAATCGTTTGCAGTTTTCGTTCGTGAGAAAGATATTCCCGATCTGAAAAATATTCTTCTTTCGATCACAAATAAGAAGTATCTGCAAATGCATCAGAGGGTTAAAAAGGTGAAACAGCATTTTCTTTGGCATGTTAAGCCAGTTAAATATGACATGTTTCATATGATACTACATTCGATATGGTATACTAGAGTTTTTAGAGTAAATTAA